The following are encoded in a window of Nocardioides houyundeii genomic DNA:
- a CDS encoding DUF664 domain-containing protein, with product MPEDQRIGRFPREPGKRGAAGAERWSDYLDWLRTDIVTTVTGMHSSESRKTRLPSGWTPIELLSHLMHMEQRWFIWGFLGEQVRDPWGDWNASDPWAAQELDDVRDGPRWSVPDDVTVERIAERLEAVAERTHRILREHSLSEPAAIGGRFSDHPPTLEWICFHVLSEYARHAGHLDIVTEMGGG from the coding sequence ATGCCCGAGGACCAGCGAATCGGCCGCTTCCCCCGCGAGCCCGGCAAGCGCGGGGCCGCCGGCGCGGAGCGCTGGAGCGACTACCTGGACTGGCTGCGCACCGACATCGTCACGACCGTGACCGGTATGCACTCCAGCGAGTCCCGCAAGACGCGCCTGCCGTCGGGGTGGACGCCGATCGAGCTGCTGTCCCACCTCATGCACATGGAGCAGCGCTGGTTCATCTGGGGCTTCCTCGGCGAGCAGGTCCGCGACCCGTGGGGTGACTGGAACGCCAGCGACCCGTGGGCGGCCCAGGAGCTCGACGACGTACGCGACGGACCGCGGTGGAGCGTTCCCGACGACGTCACGGTGGAGCGGATCGCCGAGCGCTTGGAGGCGGTGGCCGAACGCACGCACCGGATCCTGCGGGAGCACTCCCTCTCCGAGCCTGCCGCGATCGGCGGCCGGTTCTCCGACCACCCGCCGACCCTGGAGTGGATCTGCTTCCACGTGCTCAGCGAGTACGCCCGGCACGCGGGCCACCTCGACATCGTCACCGAGATGGGTGGCGGCTGA
- a CDS encoding stealth conserved region 3 domain-containing protein → MALGGRLRTAAAALRSRDGGRLRIGFVLYNADGMGGTARSAITQANALAALPAGHQVSLISVTRSGEHPHYRLHDDVGVEYLVDVRDPNAPRAVQPGVVAPEVAEELARRESVLVPRRWDASFSALTDAALRAHLPGLELDVVVTTTPELLAVVSQLAPADVALVHQEHRASSRRVNDLEALLSFAPRADVVASLTGSMNDWLAAELRGAAPEMVVMPNPLPTTTQPRSPLDAPVIVSAGRLVPEKQFEHVIDAFAQVSDQLPGWTLRIWGDGPRRAALRGLVRKRGLEGRVELPGATEEMAAEWARSSVVVLASRSEGFPLVVQEAMSAGVPVVSYDCPSGPREIITHDRDGLLVPPGSKAGLAAAMLRLASDAGLRARLGAAALESSTAYEAEALAARWVEIYHRAVARRRDPVAPRRVLHGRRPGPVGTPPEGAPAAGVVPAAARSAALRTAVDAARAAGSGWFVIPAHALDPGPVLVVPMARRTAFLEALAAEPGPDYLSLRDPAERGWPERRGTAPAMAEALLRTRGARIHLEPWPGRGGHHGLLAEGAGVTVEFWDAQPSGDLVAPDPTRYGDRLPAGAALTVAEVEGVEVATLPEMLLPTTDECRFDVDVVYTWVDGDDPDWNEQRIRRQEQVTGVAATREASGDARYRSRDELRYSMRSVHLFAPWVRRIHLVTAGQVPDWLDASDPRISVVDHRDVFPADALPTFSSHAIETRLHHVPGLAERFVYLNDDVFLGRPRRPEHFFSPAGAFAAFVAERPVGLPGSADRPYLAAAENNRAVLREAFGVYLTHTMVHSPHPQVRSVLSEIEQRFPAEVERTTRAPFRSATDISLLSSFAQHYGLLTGKAYPGQAHHAYVDLGHQQLEKQLTGLLRRDRDFFCVADHHDSALGEDQVQALLTGVLEQYFPVAAPWEK, encoded by the coding sequence GTGGCACTGGGCGGTCGGCTGCGCACGGCAGCCGCGGCACTGCGCTCCCGCGACGGCGGACGGCTGCGCATCGGGTTCGTGCTCTACAACGCCGACGGGATGGGCGGCACCGCACGCTCCGCGATCACCCAGGCCAACGCCCTGGCGGCGCTGCCCGCCGGGCACCAGGTCTCGCTGATCAGCGTCACCCGCAGCGGCGAGCACCCGCACTACCGCCTGCACGACGACGTGGGCGTGGAGTACCTGGTCGACGTCCGCGACCCGAATGCCCCCCGAGCTGTGCAGCCGGGGGTGGTCGCCCCCGAGGTCGCGGAGGAGCTGGCACGGCGCGAGTCGGTGCTGGTGCCGCGGCGCTGGGACGCCTCCTTCTCCGCCCTGACCGACGCGGCGCTGCGCGCGCACCTGCCGGGCCTCGAGCTGGACGTCGTGGTGACCACCACCCCCGAGCTGCTCGCGGTGGTCTCCCAGCTCGCCCCGGCCGACGTGGCGCTGGTCCACCAGGAGCACCGGGCCTCCTCGCGGCGGGTCAACGACCTGGAGGCGCTGCTGTCGTTCGCCCCGCGCGCCGACGTGGTGGCGTCGCTGACGGGGTCGATGAACGACTGGCTGGCCGCCGAGCTGCGCGGAGCCGCGCCGGAGATGGTGGTGATGCCCAACCCGCTGCCCACCACCACGCAGCCCCGCTCACCCCTCGACGCGCCGGTGATCGTCTCTGCGGGGCGCCTGGTGCCGGAGAAGCAGTTCGAGCACGTCATCGACGCGTTCGCGCAGGTGAGCGACCAGCTGCCCGGCTGGACGCTGCGCATCTGGGGGGACGGGCCGCGGCGCGCCGCACTGCGGGGCCTGGTCCGCAAGCGCGGTCTGGAGGGTCGGGTCGAGCTGCCCGGCGCGACCGAGGAGATGGCCGCGGAGTGGGCCCGGTCGAGCGTCGTGGTGCTGGCATCCCGTTCCGAGGGCTTCCCGCTGGTGGTGCAGGAGGCGATGTCGGCCGGGGTGCCGGTGGTCAGCTACGACTGTCCCTCCGGCCCCCGCGAGATCATCACCCACGACCGGGACGGCCTGCTGGTGCCGCCCGGCTCCAAGGCCGGGCTGGCCGCGGCGATGCTCCGGCTCGCCTCCGACGCCGGCCTGCGCGCTCGTCTGGGCGCGGCCGCGCTGGAGTCCTCGACCGCGTACGAGGCTGAGGCGCTGGCTGCGCGCTGGGTGGAGATCTACCACCGCGCGGTCGCTCGGCGCCGCGACCCGGTGGCTCCCCGACGGGTGCTCCACGGTCGCCGGCCCGGGCCGGTGGGCACCCCGCCCGAGGGGGCACCGGCCGCCGGTGTCGTCCCGGCCGCGGCGCGTTCCGCCGCCCTGCGCACCGCGGTGGACGCAGCCCGGGCCGCGGGCTCGGGCTGGTTCGTGATCCCCGCCCACGCGCTCGACCCCGGACCGGTGCTGGTGGTGCCGATGGCGCGACGTACCGCCTTCCTGGAGGCGCTCGCGGCCGAGCCGGGGCCGGACTACCTCAGCCTCCGGGACCCCGCGGAGCGTGGTTGGCCGGAACGCCGCGGCACCGCGCCGGCGATGGCCGAGGCCCTGCTGCGCACCCGGGGGGCACGGATCCACCTGGAACCGTGGCCCGGTCGCGGTGGCCATCACGGGCTGCTCGCGGAGGGTGCCGGCGTCACCGTTGAGTTCTGGGACGCTCAGCCCAGCGGCGACCTGGTCGCCCCCGATCCCACCCGGTACGGCGACCGGCTCCCCGCGGGCGCCGCGCTGACCGTCGCCGAGGTCGAGGGCGTGGAGGTCGCCACGCTGCCCGAGATGCTGCTGCCGACCACCGACGAGTGCCGCTTCGACGTCGACGTGGTCTACACCTGGGTCGACGGTGACGACCCGGACTGGAACGAGCAGCGGATCCGCCGCCAGGAGCAGGTGACCGGAGTGGCAGCGACCCGCGAGGCGAGCGGCGACGCCCGCTACCGCAGTCGCGACGAGCTGCGCTACTCGATGCGCAGCGTCCACCTGTTCGCGCCCTGGGTACGGCGGATCCACCTGGTCACCGCCGGTCAGGTGCCCGACTGGCTGGATGCCTCGGACCCCCGGATCTCGGTGGTCGACCACCGGGACGTGTTCCCGGCCGACGCACTGCCGACCTTCAGCTCCCACGCCATCGAGACCCGCCTGCACCACGTGCCGGGGCTGGCCGAGCGGTTCGTCTACCTCAACGACGACGTGTTCCTGGGCCGGCCGCGACGACCCGAGCACTTCTTCTCCCCCGCCGGCGCGTTCGCCGCGTTCGTCGCCGAGCGCCCCGTGGGGCTCCCCGGGTCCGCGGACCGGCCCTACCTGGCCGCCGCGGAGAACAACCGGGCGGTGCTGCGCGAGGCGTTCGGCGTCTACCTGACCCACACGATGGTGCACAGCCCCCATCCCCAGGTGCGCTCGGTGCTGAGCGAGATCGAGCAGCGCTTCCCCGCGGAGGTGGAACGCACCACGCGTGCGCCGTTCCGCTCCGCGACCGACATCTCGCTGCTCTCCTCGTTCGCCCAGCACTACGGCCTGCTGACCGGGAAGGCCTACCCCGGCCAGGCACACCACGCCTACGTCGACCTGGGCCACCAGCAGCTCGAGAAGCAGCTGACCGGACTGCTGCGCCGGGACCGGGACTTCTTCTGCGTGGCCGACCACCACGACTCCGCCCTCGGCGAGGACCAGGTGCAGGCGCTGCTGACCGGGGTGCTGGAGCAGTACTTCCCGGTCGCCGCCCCCTGGGAGAAGTAG
- a CDS encoding ATP-dependent DNA ligase, with protein sequence MHLPVMPPVQPMLASSAAAVPTRGGMSFEPKWDGFRCLVFRDGDEVELASRNTKPLTRYFPEIVAAVLAQLPERIVLDGEIFVARSAPDGSTRLEFEVLQERIHPAKSRVDMLAETTPAGFVAFDLLALGEESFLDRPFAERRAALEQALAGLDGPCFLTRTTTDPELAQEWFTDFEGAGLDGVVAKPLDAPYTPNKRTMVKVKHERTADVVVAGMREHKTSTPQRPLLGSLLLGLYDGAQLQHVGVSASFTAKRRAELWDELQPLACDIAEHPWGAWAEQPGSDGGIIANPDRVPGTQSRWSAGKDLSFVPLRPERVLEVKYDHMEGRRFRHTAQFKSWRPDRDPTSCDYGQLDEATGYDLARILAIDHKEPPR encoded by the coding sequence GTGCACCTGCCCGTCATGCCACCGGTCCAGCCGATGCTCGCCTCCAGCGCCGCCGCGGTCCCCACGCGGGGCGGAATGAGCTTCGAGCCGAAGTGGGACGGGTTCCGCTGCCTGGTCTTCCGCGACGGCGACGAGGTCGAGCTGGCGAGCCGCAACACCAAGCCGCTGACCCGCTACTTCCCCGAGATCGTCGCCGCGGTGCTGGCCCAGCTGCCCGAGCGGATCGTGCTGGACGGCGAGATCTTCGTGGCCCGGTCTGCGCCGGACGGGAGCACCCGGCTGGAGTTCGAGGTGCTGCAGGAGCGGATCCACCCCGCCAAGTCCCGGGTCGACATGCTCGCCGAGACCACCCCGGCGGGCTTCGTGGCCTTCGACCTGCTCGCCCTGGGCGAGGAGTCCTTCCTGGACCGCCCGTTCGCGGAGCGGCGAGCGGCCCTGGAGCAGGCCCTGGCCGGGCTGGACGGGCCCTGCTTCCTGACCCGCACGACCACCGACCCGGAGCTGGCGCAGGAGTGGTTCACCGACTTCGAGGGGGCCGGCCTGGACGGGGTGGTCGCCAAGCCGCTGGACGCGCCGTACACCCCGAACAAGCGGACCATGGTCAAGGTCAAGCACGAGCGCACCGCGGACGTGGTGGTGGCGGGGATGCGCGAGCACAAGACCTCGACACCGCAGCGGCCACTGCTCGGCAGCCTGCTGCTCGGCCTGTACGACGGCGCTCAGCTGCAGCACGTCGGCGTGAGCGCCAGCTTCACCGCCAAGCGCCGCGCCGAGCTGTGGGACGAGCTGCAGCCGCTGGCCTGCGACATCGCCGAGCACCCCTGGGGCGCCTGGGCGGAGCAGCCGGGGAGCGACGGCGGGATCATCGCCAACCCGGACCGGGTGCCCGGGACCCAGAGCCGCTGGAGCGCGGGCAAGGACCTGAGCTTCGTGCCGCTGCGCCCGGAGCGGGTGCTGGAGGTGAAGTACGACCACATGGAGGGGCGGCGCTTCCGGCACACCGCCCAGTTCAAGAGCTGGCGCCCCGACCGCGACCCCACCTCGTGCGACTACGGGCAACTGGACGAGGCGACCGGCTACGACCTCGCTAGGATCCTGGCCATCGACCACAAGGAGCCGCCACGATGA
- a CDS encoding sulfotransferase family protein produces the protein MTSPTSPADPSGAPDSSGVSLVLVSGSGRSGTSSLAGSLKRLGLHVPQPEVEASETNPRGFYEPKWVIDFHKGYLKQLAMHNIDSRPDAPALVAELAATGEPQQRLKEWLSGQLDHPRLVVKDPHAFWFAEVWSAVCADLGVDLKWLTALRHPAEVVGSRDIAYLQSQSEELRLVKETSNVAGWVNAALLTERAGRGTARSFIRYGDLLADWRTALARVGQQLDLTYDADLTDPAPHPVDEFIEPSMRKSQLTWDDLHLPAHLRDTAQEVWDLLGQLVEEPTSTVATERLDQIQADYAARYAEAVALTYDHSRAEAVLAARKARDVQRATMQDLRRQLREAEQRAAHPERRSLLDRLPGRGRRG, from the coding sequence ATGACGAGCCCGACCAGTCCCGCCGACCCGTCCGGCGCGCCCGACTCCTCGGGCGTCTCCCTGGTCCTGGTCTCGGGCTCCGGCCGCAGCGGCACCAGCTCCCTGGCCGGCAGCCTCAAGCGGCTGGGCCTGCACGTGCCCCAGCCCGAGGTCGAGGCCTCGGAGACCAACCCGCGCGGCTTCTACGAGCCCAAGTGGGTCATCGACTTCCACAAGGGCTACCTCAAGCAGCTCGCGATGCACAACATCGACTCCCGCCCCGACGCGCCCGCCCTGGTCGCGGAGCTCGCCGCCACCGGGGAGCCGCAGCAGCGGCTCAAGGAGTGGCTCTCGGGCCAGCTCGACCACCCCCGCCTGGTCGTCAAGGACCCGCACGCGTTCTGGTTCGCCGAGGTGTGGAGCGCGGTCTGCGCCGATCTGGGCGTGGACCTGAAGTGGCTGACCGCCCTGCGTCACCCGGCCGAGGTGGTGGGGTCGCGGGACATCGCCTACCTGCAGAGCCAGAGCGAGGAGCTGCGGCTGGTCAAGGAGACCTCCAACGTCGCCGGCTGGGTCAACGCCGCGCTGCTCACCGAGCGCGCCGGCCGCGGCACCGCCCGCTCCTTCATCCGGTACGGCGACCTGCTCGCCGACTGGCGCACCGCGCTGGCCCGCGTCGGGCAGCAGCTCGACCTGACCTACGACGCCGACCTCACGGACCCGGCGCCCCACCCGGTGGACGAGTTCATCGAGCCGTCGATGCGCAAGTCGCAGCTGACCTGGGACGACCTGCACCTCCCCGCACACCTGCGCGACACCGCGCAGGAGGTCTGGGACCTGCTCGGCCAGCTGGTCGAGGAGCCCACCTCCACGGTGGCGACGGAGCGCCTGGACCAGATCCAGGCCGACTACGCCGCCCGCTACGCCGAGGCCGTCGCCCTCACCTACGACCACAGCAGGGCCGAGGCGGTGCTGGCCGCGCGCAAGGCGCGCGACGTGCAGCGGGCCACCATGCAGGACCTGCGTCGCCAGCTCCGCGAGGCCGAGCAGCGTGCCGCGCACCCGGAGCGCAGGAGCCTGCTCGACCGGCTGCCCGGTCGCGGCCGACGCGGGTGA
- the glmU gene encoding bifunctional UDP-N-acetylglucosamine diphosphorylase/glucosamine-1-phosphate N-acetyltransferase GlmU has translation MIGHVLRAVQAMEPSRIVAVVGHQREQVAEHITELVPDAVLAVQETQEGTAHAVRVAMDVAGPTTGTVVVAAGDTPLLEGESLRRFVAEHEQTGHAVSILSGVVDQPFGYGRIVRDENGQVERIVEEKEASEAERKIHEINSGILAFRADFLRSALELIDNDNAKGEYYLTDAIGLARAQGLGVGAFAIDDVKQTEGANDRAQLAELGAELNRRIVTRWMREGVTVMDPRTTWIDADVVLAPDVTLLPGVQLLGATVVGEDAVVGPDSTLKDCEVGSGARVVRTHAELAVIGERANVGPFSYLRPGTRLGAGGKIGGFVETKNAVIGEGAKVPHLSYVGDADIGEGTNIGAGTIFANYDGVAKHQTTVGKHARTGSNNTFVAPVTIGDGAATGGGTVVRKDVPAGALAVSAGEQRNIEGWVFARRPGSKQAEAAQEAGQVAGQVDPGVGAEPPRGSQS, from the coding sequence ATGATCGGGCACGTGCTCCGCGCCGTGCAGGCGATGGAGCCCTCGCGGATCGTCGCCGTCGTGGGCCACCAGCGCGAGCAGGTCGCCGAGCACATCACCGAGCTGGTGCCGGACGCGGTGCTCGCCGTACAGGAGACCCAGGAGGGCACCGCGCACGCGGTCCGGGTGGCGATGGACGTTGCGGGCCCCACCACCGGGACCGTGGTGGTGGCGGCCGGGGACACCCCGCTGCTGGAGGGGGAGAGCCTGCGGCGGTTCGTCGCCGAGCACGAGCAGACGGGCCACGCGGTCAGCATCCTGTCCGGGGTCGTGGACCAGCCCTTCGGCTACGGCCGGATCGTGCGGGACGAGAACGGCCAGGTGGAGCGGATCGTCGAGGAGAAGGAGGCCTCGGAGGCGGAGCGGAAGATCCACGAGATCAACTCCGGGATCCTGGCCTTCCGGGCCGACTTCCTGCGCTCCGCGCTCGAGCTCATCGACAACGACAACGCCAAGGGCGAGTACTACCTCACCGACGCGATCGGCCTGGCCCGGGCCCAGGGGCTCGGCGTGGGCGCGTTCGCGATCGACGACGTCAAGCAGACCGAGGGCGCCAACGACCGCGCCCAGCTGGCCGAGCTGGGCGCCGAGCTCAACCGGCGCATCGTGACCAGGTGGATGCGCGAGGGGGTCACCGTGATGGACCCCCGCACCACCTGGATCGACGCCGACGTGGTCCTCGCGCCCGACGTCACCCTGCTGCCCGGCGTACAGCTGCTGGGCGCGACGGTGGTGGGCGAGGACGCCGTGGTCGGCCCCGACTCCACGCTCAAGGACTGCGAGGTCGGCAGCGGTGCCCGGGTGGTGCGCACCCACGCCGAGCTGGCCGTGATCGGGGAGCGCGCGAACGTCGGCCCCTTCTCCTACCTGCGCCCCGGCACCCGGCTCGGGGCCGGCGGCAAGATCGGCGGCTTCGTCGAGACCAAGAACGCGGTGATCGGCGAGGGGGCCAAGGTCCCGCACCTGTCCTACGTCGGGGACGCCGACATCGGCGAGGGCACCAACATCGGTGCCGGCACCATCTTCGCCAACTACGACGGCGTCGCGAAGCACCAGACCACCGTCGGCAAGCACGCCCGGACCGGGTCCAACAACACGTTCGTGGCGCCCGTCACGATCGGCGACGGAGCGGCCACCGGTGGTGGGACCGTGGTGCGCAAGGACGTGCCGGCCGGGGCCCTCGCGGTCTCCGCAGGTGAGCAACGCAACATCGAGGGCTGGGTCTTCGCCCGGCGCCCCGGGAGCAAGCAGGCCGAGGCCGCCCAGGAGGCCGGTCAGGTGGCTGGACAGGTGGACCCCGGGGTTGGGGCAGAGCCCCCCCGTGGTTCACAATCCTGA
- a CDS encoding ribose-phosphate diphosphokinase translates to MSGMKRTTEKNLMVFSGRAHPDLASEVSDLLGSGLVPQSVYAFANGELYVRYEESVRGCDAFVIQSHTSPINEWIMEHLIMVDALKRASAKRITVVMPFYGYARQDKKHRGREPISARLMADLFKTAGADRLITVDLHSDQIQGFFDGPVDHLMALTILTDYVKEKYGTQQLAVVSPDAGRIKVAERWSARLGGVPLAFIHKTRRTDRPNETVANRVVGEVAGRICVLTDDMIDTGGTIVKAAEACMDAGAAGVIIAATHAILSDPAIDRLKNCVASEIVVTNTLPIPDDKQFDKLTTLSIAPLLARAIREVFEDGSVTSMFDGQA, encoded by the coding sequence GTGAGTGGAATGAAGCGGACCACTGAGAAGAACCTGATGGTCTTCAGTGGCCGGGCACACCCTGACCTCGCCAGCGAGGTCTCCGATCTGCTCGGCAGCGGCCTGGTGCCGCAGTCGGTCTACGCGTTCGCGAACGGCGAGCTCTACGTCCGCTACGAGGAGTCCGTGCGCGGTTGCGACGCCTTCGTGATCCAGAGCCACACCTCGCCGATCAACGAGTGGATCATGGAGCACCTGATCATGGTGGACGCGCTCAAGCGTGCCTCCGCCAAGCGGATCACCGTGGTCATGCCCTTCTACGGCTACGCCCGCCAGGACAAGAAGCACCGCGGCCGCGAGCCGATCTCGGCCCGGCTGATGGCCGACCTGTTCAAGACCGCGGGCGCGGACCGCCTGATCACCGTCGACCTGCACTCCGACCAGATCCAGGGGTTCTTCGACGGCCCGGTCGACCACCTCATGGCCCTCACCATCCTGACCGACTACGTCAAGGAGAAGTACGGCACCCAGCAGCTCGCCGTGGTCTCCCCGGACGCGGGCCGGATCAAGGTCGCCGAGCGCTGGTCGGCCCGCCTGGGCGGGGTGCCGCTGGCATTCATCCACAAGACCCGGCGTACCGACCGGCCCAACGAGACGGTCGCCAACCGGGTCGTCGGCGAGGTCGCGGGCCGCATCTGCGTGCTGACCGACGACATGATCGACACCGGTGGCACCATCGTGAAGGCGGCCGAGGCGTGCATGGACGCCGGCGCGGCCGGGGTCATCATCGCCGCGACCCACGCGATCCTCTCCGACCCGGCCATCGACCGGCTCAAGAACTGCGTGGCCAGCGAGATCGTGGTCACCAACACGCTGCCGATCCCCGACGACAAGCAGTTCGACAAGCTGACCACGCTCTCCATCGCACCGCTGCTCGCCCGGGCGATCCGCGAGGTCTTCGAGGACGGGTCCGTCACGTCCATGTTCGACGGCCAGGCCTGA
- a CDS encoding 50S ribosomal protein L25/general stress protein Ctc has protein sequence MSSEKITAEVRAEFGKGAARRIRRDNKIPAVLYGHGNEPVHLTLPGHSTMMALKHGGTNSVLELDVDGSPQLALAREVQVDPIRRVIEHIDFVSVRSGEKVTVDVPLATVGNAVPDSFVVLENNTIQVEAEATHIPELIEIDIAGKRVGTQIHASDLKLPKGTTLVADADLLIVNITGQITAEELEAELEEAEAEAGIEREPSDEEKDEAAAAEESEDTASE, from the coding sequence ATGTCCAGCGAGAAGATCACCGCCGAGGTCCGCGCAGAGTTCGGCAAGGGCGCGGCGCGCCGCATCCGCCGGGACAACAAGATCCCGGCCGTGCTGTACGGACACGGCAACGAGCCCGTCCACCTGACCCTCCCGGGTCACTCCACGATGATGGCCCTCAAGCACGGCGGCACGAACTCCGTGCTCGAGCTCGACGTCGACGGCAGCCCGCAGCTGGCCCTGGCTCGCGAGGTCCAGGTCGACCCGATCCGCCGCGTCATCGAGCACATCGACTTCGTGTCCGTCCGCAGTGGCGAGAAGGTCACCGTCGACGTCCCGCTGGCGACCGTCGGCAACGCGGTCCCCGACTCGTTCGTGGTGCTCGAGAACAACACCATCCAGGTCGAGGCCGAGGCCACCCACATCCCCGAGCTCATCGAGATCGACATCGCGGGCAAGCGGGTCGGCACCCAGATCCACGCCTCGGACCTGAAGCTGCCCAAGGGCACCACGCTGGTCGCCGACGCGGACCTGCTGATCGTCAACATCACCGGCCAGATCACCGCCGAGGAGCTGGAGGCCGAGCTGGAGGAGGCCGAGGCCGAGGCCGGCATCGAGCGCGAGCCCTCCGACGAGGAGAAGGACGAGGCGGCTGCTGCCGAGGAGTCCGAGGACACCGCCTCCGAGTGA
- the pth gene encoding aminoacyl-tRNA hydrolase, which yields MTADVWLVVGLGNPGPTYAGHRHNIGYLVTDELADRMSSKFRAHKTGRAEVVEGRLGAPGEAGPRVVLVRPRSYMNETGGPVSAVAKFYDVPASRIIAVHDELDIPFGALRLKLGGGDNGHNGLRSMRASLGTGDFYRVRAGIGRPPGRQDVADFVLSNYSTVERKELPFQVIEAADAVECLITSGLEKAQQKFNR from the coding sequence ATGACTGCGGACGTGTGGCTGGTCGTCGGCCTCGGCAACCCGGGCCCGACGTACGCCGGTCACCGGCACAACATCGGCTACCTGGTGACCGACGAGCTCGCCGACCGCATGTCGTCGAAGTTCCGCGCGCACAAGACCGGTCGTGCCGAGGTGGTGGAGGGGCGGCTCGGCGCCCCGGGGGAGGCGGGTCCCCGGGTGGTCCTGGTGCGGCCCCGGTCCTACATGAACGAGACCGGCGGGCCGGTGTCGGCGGTGGCCAAGTTCTACGACGTGCCGGCCTCGCGGATCATCGCCGTGCACGACGAGCTGGACATCCCGTTCGGGGCGCTGCGGCTCAAGCTCGGTGGCGGCGACAACGGCCACAACGGCCTGCGCTCGATGCGTGCCTCGCTGGGCACCGGCGACTTCTACCGGGTCCGGGCGGGCATCGGGCGACCCCCCGGTCGCCAGGACGTGGCCGACTTCGTGCTGTCCAACTACAGCACCGTGGAGCGCAAGGAGCTCCCCTTCCAGGTGATCGAGGCCGCGGACGCCGTCGAGTGCCTGATCACCTCGGGCCTGGAGAAGGCCCAGCAGAAGTTCAACCGCTGA
- a CDS encoding sugar transferase encodes MTDLAQSSGRSRVSHRARVSHRAVTRSSARARRGVPWARLMLPIELAAVLLTMTAVVGVLDAPVLGSAGYVVLVLLASYAFGGQAVRPGLPRPGKVLRDQVVPFGAAGAASAVGLVSTADLRSALCLSVAAGAVIAGGALLRHLLPVQQRVVVVGSAVDVAEAATRWAGDRRIQVVGSLVLGSQQPMLPRQRGAEELGISVVEEDDDPRAALLRFAPDLVLVTQGGDLDTDRVRRIGWALEGTGIALALQSQLEGIGPHRIEHTRFAGSPVVHLRSSRPSPVLRALKALVDRTVGSMILVLASPLILALVVAVRATSTGPGIFQQVRVGRDGRHFTMYKLRTMTEDAEAVKAFLLDSDEGNGLLFKKRADPRVTRLGRVLRKYSLDELPQLINVVKGDMSLVGPRPALPSEVARYTALERRRLVVRPGMTGAWQVNGRSTLGRDESVRLDIDYADNYRLVDDVVIGLKTVDAVVRPKGAW; translated from the coding sequence ATGACCGACCTCGCGCAGTCCTCGGGCCGGTCCCGGGTCTCCCACCGGGCCCGGGTCTCCCACCGGGCCGTGACCCGGAGCTCCGCCCGCGCCCGGCGTGGGGTGCCGTGGGCCCGGCTGATGCTGCCCATCGAGCTGGCGGCCGTGCTGCTCACCATGACCGCCGTGGTCGGGGTTCTCGACGCTCCGGTCCTCGGCTCGGCCGGCTACGTCGTGCTGGTGCTGCTGGCCAGCTACGCCTTCGGGGGTCAGGCCGTCCGGCCCGGGCTGCCCCGACCGGGAAAGGTCCTGCGGGACCAGGTCGTTCCCTTCGGTGCGGCCGGGGCCGCGAGCGCCGTGGGCCTCGTCTCGACCGCCGACCTGCGCAGCGCCCTGTGCCTGAGCGTGGCCGCCGGGGCCGTCATCGCGGGCGGCGCTCTCCTGCGCCACCTGCTGCCGGTGCAGCAGCGGGTGGTGGTCGTCGGCTCCGCCGTGGACGTGGCCGAGGCGGCCACCCGGTGGGCAGGTGACCGACGGATCCAGGTCGTCGGCAGCCTGGTGCTGGGAAGCCAGCAGCCGATGCTGCCGCGCCAGCGCGGCGCCGAGGAGCTGGGGATCTCGGTGGTCGAGGAGGACGACGACCCGCGCGCCGCACTGCTGCGCTTCGCACCAGACCTGGTGCTGGTGACCCAGGGGGGCGACCTCGACACCGACCGGGTGCGCCGGATCGGGTGGGCTCTGGAGGGCACCGGGATCGCACTGGCCCTGCAGTCCCAGCTCGAGGGGATCGGGCCGCACCGCATCGAGCACACCCGCTTCGCCGGGTCACCCGTGGTGCACCTGCGCTCGAGCAGGCCCTCGCCGGTCCTGCGGGCCCTCAAGGCGCTGGTCGATCGGACCGTGGGGTCGATGATCCTGGTCCTGGCCTCCCCGCTGATCCTCGCGCTCGTGGTCGCGGTGCGTGCCACCTCGACGGGTCCCGGGATCTTCCAGCAGGTGCGAGTGGGGCGCGACGGCCGACACTTCACGATGTACAAGCTGCGCACCATGACCGAGGACGCCGAGGCGGTCAAGGCGTTCCTCCTGGACTCCGACGAGGGCAACGGCCTGCTGTTCAAGAAGCGGGCCGACCCCCGGGTCACGCGACTGGGCCGGGTACTGCGCAAGTACTCCCTCGACGAGCTGCCCCAGCTGATCAACGTGGTCAAGGGGGACATGTCGCTCGTGGGGCCGCGGCCGGCGCTGCCGAGCGAGGTCGCCCGCTACACCGCTCTGGAGCGTCGGCGGCTGGTGGTGCGGCCCGGGATGACCGGGGCCTGGCAGGTCAACGGCCGGTCCACGCTGGGTCGGGACGAGTCGGTCCGGCTGGACATCGACTATGCCGACAACTACCGCCTCGTCGACGACGTGGTCATCGGTCTCAAGACCGTCGACGCCGTGGTTCGACCCAAGGGTGCGTGGTGA